The Anaerolineae bacterium sequence CCACGAGCTGGCGGACCCGGAGATGCCACCGCTGGAACGCGTGCGCCTCTCCCTGCCTTACTTGCCTCGGGTGGAGAGCACCACTTCGGGCCTGCTCCTGCGCTGGCTCCTCCGCGATCTGTACGGCATCCCGGCTCTGAGCGAGGACAACCTGGAGCAGGCCGCCGCCCTAGCACAGGTCCACGGCCACGACCCCGCCTGGCAGGAACAGGTGCTGCGGACGCGCTGCCGCATCGAGACCAGCATCACCGTCGAGCACGGGGGCGCCCCTTACTCCGCTGCCGTGGCCCTAGGCACCGAGGGCCTGCCGGTCAACCTCCGCGACGGCAAACGCTCCCCGCGCCAGGTAGTGGAATCCCTCGACGAGCTTCTCGGGCGCGAGGTCCGCAACGCCGAGGACTATCGCGAGCTACTGGCCACTCTGATCGGCCGCGCCGTGCAGCGCGGGTCCAAGTTCGTGGGTGCCTGGCCCCTCCCCTACCTGGCCACCGAGAGCGCCGCTCCGGCCGAGGCCACCAGAAGCCTGGACAAGGCCCGGGAGCGCGATCACCTCACCGCCGCCGAGCTGGGCGCCTTCGCCACCTTCGGCCTGGAGACCGCCTTCGAAGAGCTCGCCCGCACCTCCATCCGGACGTTCCAGCTCATAGTGGGCGCCGAAGTGCTGCCGCCCCACCGTGCCCTCACGCACTGGAGCCCCACCTTCGCTGGGGCGCTGGCCCGGCTCGCCGGGGCTCACGAGGACGTGCACCTGAACCTCTCCACCGCCTCCGACCTGTTCACCCAGGATCTGGGCATCCTGGCCAAGCACTTCCCCAACGTCAGTGTGGCCGGCTACTGGTGGCACACCTTCTACCCCTACTACATCCGCAAGTCCTTGGAGACGCGGCTGGATATGGTGCCGGCCAACAAGATCGTGGGCTTCTTCTCCGACGCCTACCACGCCGAGTGGTGCTACCCTAAGCTCAAGCTGGTGAAGCAGATCGTGGAGGACGTCCTGGCCGACCGGGTCGAGCGGGGGTGGTACGGTCTAGATCTGGCCCTCCGGTTGGTCGAGCGCCTCTTCCACCAGAACGCCCGCGAGATATACGATCTGTAGCAGCCAGCCCAGTAGGACACCGGTGGGACGCGGATCCCCCCGATCTCCGGAGAGCGCCTGCCTCCGGTCAGGGTCATGGACGTCCCACCGGGTCCGGCCGGGTCCCAAGTCAGCCGCACCGCGCCAAATGACCTGGTGCACCTTAGGCCATTGAGCCGATAGAAGGCCAGGCGGACGGCGCTACCCGATTGCCGGTCCGCACGGGACAATCGGAGAGAGCGGAACGTGCCGTGGCGTCTTGGGGTTCGGCGCCGATGGACCGGTGCCCTGGCTGGTCAGTCGGGGCTCGGACTCCGATCGCCCCCGGCACCCCTGAGCGGCATCAGACCGCGTCGCGTCTCGATGACCGGTCTGTGCGGGGCCCACCCTGGGCCCGACCGCCATGGGCAGTCTGCGCCCGCGCTCCCGTCTGGTGGGGGCAGTGTCATGCTCACCATCGCCCTGGGCAGCGCCCCGATGACGCCGATAGTACGCTGACTACCGCGCTCCGAGTCCTTCCGATCAGCGTTGGTCGGCGCGGTACTAGCGTCACCGACATTGCGTCATCTGCGCGCAACCGGTTGAGATCGGTACTTACAGAGCCAATATCGGAAAGGCAGGTACGATCGTGCAAGCCGTAGAGACTGTTGCCCGCGACGTCACCCAGGTCATCGGCGGGACTCCCCTGGTCCGGCTGTCGCGGTTCCACCCTGGGGGCACCACGTTACCTGAGCAAGAGCATCCACGGCAGCTTCGAGGAGTGGACAGCGTGAGTAAGTATCGCTTCGAGACCCTGGCCGTGCACGGCCATGGGCCAGACCCAGCCACGGGAGCCATCGTGCCCCCGGTGCACCAGGCAGCTACTTACGTGATGGACGACGTGGGCGTCCACCGCGGCTACGAATACTCCCGCACCGGCAACCCCACCCGCTCCGCCCTCGAGGGTGCCCTGGCGCGGCTGGAGGGCGGGCGGTTCGGCCTGGCCTTCGCCTCGGGCATGGCCGCCATCGATGCCGTGGTGCGGCTGCTCCAGCCCGGCGACCATGTGCTCGCCGGGGACGACCTCTACGGGGGCACTCACCGGCTCTTCGAGAGCGTCTGGGCCCCCTACGGTCTAGAGTTCTCCTACGCCGACCTCACCGACGCCGCCAACGTCACCCGCCACCTCCGCCCCCAGACCCGCCTTGTGTGGCTGGAGACGCCTAGCAACCCCTGGTTGAGGATCACCGACATCCCCGCCGTGGTGGAGGCGGTCCGGGCACCCCGTGTAGGCGGGGCGAGAGTGCTGGTGGCTGTGGATAACACCTTCGCCGGCCCCTACTTGCAGACCCCGCTGCCGCTGGGTGCCGACCTGGTAGTGCACTCCACCACCAAGTACCTGGGCGGGCACAACGACGTCATCGGCGGCGCCGTAGTGACCGACGATCCCGTCCTGCACCAGCGGCTGGCCTTTCTCCAGAACGCCACCGGGGCCGTGCCCGGCCCTTGGGACTGCTGGCTGGTCCTGCGAGGGATGAAGACCCTAGCAGCCCGGATGCGGGTGCAGGAGGACAACGCCCTGCGCCTGGCCCAATTCCTGTCCGGCCACGAGGCGGTGGCCCAGGTGATCTATCCCGGCCTGCCCAGCC is a genomic window containing:
- a CDS encoding cystathionine gamma-synthase translates to MDSVSKYRFETLAVHGHGPDPATGAIVPPVHQAATYVMDDVGVHRGYEYSRTGNPTRSALEGALARLEGGRFGLAFASGMAAIDAVVRLLQPGDHVLAGDDLYGGTHRLFESVWAPYGLEFSYADLTDAANVTRHLRPQTRLVWLETPSNPWLRITDIPAVVEAVRAPRVGGARVLVAVDNTFAGPYLQTPLPLGADLVVHSTTKYLGGHNDVIGGAVVTDDPVLHQRLAFLQNATGAVPGPWDCWLVLRGMKTLAARMRVQEDNALRLAQFLSGHEAVAQVIYPGLPSHPQHRVARRQMRGFGGMISFRVHGGAEAAVAALRRVRLISLAESLGGVASLIEYPAQMSHATTAGTALEVDPLLLRLSVGLEHPDDLIADLAAALTGETTAVDRGRRPVHQTVEEN